In Verrucomicrobiota bacterium, a genomic segment contains:
- the dgoD gene encoding galactonate dehydratase, whose protein sequence is MFNIKSSRRNWLRSMLMAPPALVGLNAMSSIAKAAPINPNDNIKVTKLETFVLKNSWVFVKISTDAGITGWGEMLKDDAKACAAGALEVGDYLIGKDPRPVVHHWQAIHRGAFYRGGPIKSAISSGIDQALWDIAGKCYGVPVYKLLGGPTRDKVFVYGTPDPITGVKAMKVGPSGSRKLHKYLEGHKMVDEAVEKFAALRDKYPDVDIGIDFHGAVQPTTASILVKALEPYRPWFYEEIVQALNVDVMADIAKKTHIPLATGERVFLKWGFREILEKGAAMILQPDVNYAGGITELKVIAGMAEAYYAPIAPHNPNGPCSLAASLQVAGCVPNFLVQERGDREHELLAEPLPPVRDGYRPLPTGPGLGITIDEHKLMDEVGEPQEYRTQYDADDGSVVDW, encoded by the coding sequence ATGTTTAATATAAAATCTTCTCGCCGTAATTGGCTCCGCTCTATGCTCATGGCACCTCCCGCCCTGGTCGGATTGAACGCCATGAGTTCAATCGCGAAAGCCGCACCCATCAACCCAAACGACAACATCAAGGTCACCAAGCTAGAGACCTTTGTCCTAAAAAATTCCTGGGTTTTCGTAAAAATATCCACCGACGCGGGAATCACCGGCTGGGGTGAAATGCTGAAGGACGACGCCAAGGCTTGTGCTGCTGGAGCGCTCGAGGTCGGCGATTATTTAATTGGAAAAGATCCACGTCCTGTGGTCCATCACTGGCAGGCTATTCATCGCGGAGCATTCTACCGCGGCGGCCCCATCAAGTCAGCCATTTCCTCTGGAATTGACCAGGCACTTTGGGACATAGCCGGTAAATGCTATGGCGTACCGGTTTATAAATTACTCGGTGGTCCGACACGTGATAAGGTATTTGTTTATGGAACACCGGATCCAATTACCGGTGTTAAGGCAATGAAGGTCGGACCCAGCGGTAGTCGCAAGCTCCACAAGTACCTGGAAGGACATAAGATGGTGGATGAAGCGGTGGAGAAATTTGCAGCCCTTCGCGACAAATATCCAGACGTAGATATCGGGATTGATTTCCATGGTGCCGTTCAACCAACCACGGCCAGCATATTGGTAAAAGCACTCGAACCTTACCGACCTTGGTTTTATGAAGAAATCGTTCAGGCCCTGAACGTAGACGTCATGGCAGATATCGCCAAGAAGACCCATATTCCTTTGGCAACTGGTGAACGCGTCTTCCTAAAATGGGGATTCCGCGAAATCCTGGAAAAAGGGGCCGCCATGATCCTGCAACCGGACGTAAACTATGCCGGAGGGATTACCGAGTTGAAAGTAATCGCAGGTATGGCAGAGGCCTACTACGCCCCGATAGCTCCGCACAATCCAAATGGCCCGTGTTCGTTGGCTGCCAGCCTGCAAGTCGCGGGCTGCGTGCCCAACTTCCTGGTCCAGGAACGTGGTGACCGCGAACATGAGCTCTTAGCTGAACCTCTCCCACCCGTAAGAGACGGTTATCGTCCCCTTCCTACCGGCCCGGGATTGGGCATCACCATCGACGAGCACAAGCTGATGGATGAAGTCGGCGAGCCGCAGGAGTATAGGACTCAATACGATGCGGATGATGGCTCGGTTGTTGATTGGTAG
- a CDS encoding bifunctional rhamnulose-1-phosphate aldolase/short-chain dehydrogenase: MSTSNYKHVNYLWDDSVVEGMTPLQRLTYRSNILGSDLRITNTGGGNTSSKAVEKDPLTGAEVDVLWVKGSGGDLRTSKDENFASLYMDKVFSLEGIYRNAPVSGVKTDIEDEMVAMYKHCTYGLNPRASSIDTPLHAFIPGRHVDHMHPNMVIAIAAAERGAQLTEEIYGDDMVWTEWQRPGFDLGLSYRDVIASNARCKAIMMGQHGVINWADDDKACYQLTLDLIERASAFIEKASEGKPVFGGMKYGQVSESQRRSYFVKLLPWLRGKVSKDQRFIGTIQTDETMMQFVNSFDAARLAELGTSCPDHFLRTKIKPLYIDWDASSESFDQLKGKIEEGLAKYVEDYQAYYDRCKHADSPEIRAAVPTVVLIPGLGMIAWGKNKSESRVTAEFYNCAIEVMRGAEAVDRYRGLPEQEAFDIEYWQLEEAKLRRMPPEQSLARQVIAVVGAGNGIGREIAERIVPEGAHVVAADLSLEAAESTVVAITAKHGEGIGVAGSGISSCGPAIASAVNITDRNSVEAMIEEAILAYGGVDSVVVTAGIFVPPDNTGHIADDRFSQTFDINVKGSYIVVDAMKEHVFDLQGLTGNVVLTTSANAVVSKKGSVAYDTSKAAANHLVRELAIELSPNIRVNAIAPATVVKGSTMFPRDRVISSLIKYDIVFNESDDDNSLRNKLAEFYAQRTLTKSPITPADQAEAAYLLLTGALSKTTGHVIPVDGGLADGFLR; the protein is encoded by the coding sequence ATGAGCACATCTAATTATAAGCATGTAAACTATCTATGGGATGATTCTGTTGTTGAGGGGATGACTCCCCTGCAGCGACTGACCTATCGATCAAACATCCTGGGATCAGATCTACGGATCACCAACACGGGCGGTGGAAACACCTCAAGTAAAGCCGTTGAGAAAGATCCTCTTACCGGAGCTGAGGTCGATGTGCTTTGGGTAAAAGGATCCGGAGGTGATTTGCGCACCTCCAAGGATGAAAACTTCGCGTCCTTGTATATGGATAAGGTCTTCAGCCTCGAAGGTATTTACAGAAATGCTCCCGTGTCTGGTGTGAAAACCGATATCGAGGATGAGATGGTAGCGATGTATAAACACTGCACTTATGGCCTCAATCCGCGGGCATCCTCCATCGATACACCCTTGCACGCTTTTATTCCGGGAAGGCACGTAGACCATATGCATCCGAATATGGTGATCGCCATTGCAGCTGCTGAAAGAGGCGCACAGTTGACTGAGGAGATTTACGGCGACGACATGGTGTGGACTGAATGGCAACGCCCGGGGTTTGATCTCGGTTTGAGTTACCGTGATGTCATCGCTAGTAATGCTCGATGTAAGGCGATCATGATGGGGCAGCATGGGGTTATTAATTGGGCGGATGACGACAAAGCCTGTTATCAATTAACTTTGGATCTCATTGAGCGGGCATCTGCTTTCATTGAAAAAGCCTCCGAAGGGAAGCCGGTATTCGGTGGTATGAAATACGGTCAGGTATCCGAATCCCAAAGACGTAGCTATTTTGTTAAGCTGTTGCCGTGGCTTCGTGGGAAGGTTTCAAAAGACCAGCGCTTCATTGGAACGATTCAGACGGATGAAACGATGATGCAATTCGTAAATTCTTTCGATGCGGCACGGCTGGCTGAATTGGGCACGAGTTGTCCGGATCATTTTTTACGAACGAAAATAAAACCGCTCTATATTGATTGGGATGCATCGTCCGAATCGTTCGATCAACTTAAGGGAAAAATTGAAGAAGGGTTGGCGAAGTATGTAGAAGACTATCAGGCCTATTACGATCGTTGTAAGCATGCCGACTCACCGGAGATTCGCGCCGCGGTGCCTACGGTGGTTTTGATTCCGGGTTTGGGAATGATCGCGTGGGGTAAAAACAAAAGTGAATCGCGCGTTACCGCGGAGTTTTATAATTGTGCTATTGAAGTAATGCGTGGTGCTGAAGCAGTAGACCGTTACCGTGGATTGCCCGAGCAGGAAGCATTTGATATTGAGTACTGGCAACTTGAAGAAGCAAAACTTCGTCGTATGCCTCCGGAACAGTCCTTGGCTCGTCAGGTGATTGCAGTAGTTGGTGCCGGAAATGGCATCGGTCGTGAAATTGCGGAACGCATCGTGCCGGAAGGTGCTCATGTTGTCGCAGCGGATCTTAGTTTGGAAGCTGCAGAGAGCACGGTGGTAGCGATTACCGCTAAACATGGGGAAGGTATCGGAGTAGCCGGTAGCGGAATATCTTCGTGTGGACCAGCTATCGCATCGGCGGTGAATATTACTGATCGCAATTCCGTAGAGGCAATGATCGAAGAAGCCATTCTTGCCTATGGCGGCGTCGATTCCGTGGTGGTGACCGCTGGTATTTTTGTGCCACCTGACAATACCGGGCATATTGCTGACGATCGTTTTTCTCAGACGTTTGATATCAACGTGAAGGGTAGTTACATTGTGGTCGATGCGATGAAGGAGCACGTGTTTGATCTTCAAGGTCTCACGGGCAATGTGGTCCTGACTACCAGCGCCAACGCGGTGGTATCGAAGAAAGGGAGTGTGGCCTACGACACCAGTAAGGCTGCCGCTAATCACCTGGTTCGTGAACTTGCCATTGAATTGTCCCCAAACATTCGCGTAAACGCGATTGCACCCGCTACCGTGGTCAAAGGAAGCACGATGTTCCCTCGTGATCGTGTCATATCTTCATTGATTAAATACGATATCGTGTTCAACGAAAGCGATGACGATAACAGCTTGCGAAACAAGTTGGCGGAATTCTACGCTCAGCGAACTCTCACTAAGTCGCCCATCACACCTGCCGATCAAGCCGAAGCAGCTTACCTCTTGCTTACCGGAGCTCTTTCGAAAACAACCGGTCATGTCATCCCCGTCGATGGTGGCCTTGCGGATGGATTTCTGCGATAG
- a CDS encoding SDR family NAD(P)-dependent oxidoreductase, translated as MDIKGKAAVITGASRGVGAATALALAKGGCSVLINYGNSKEAAEKVRAEADSSGVKAILYQGDVADDSVCRGMMQMAADTFGRLDILVNNAGTTDFIPHSDLEAVTDDVWSRIMDVNLKGPFQCARAAKPFLDASGNGEIVTVSSAAAFNAAGSCIPYSCSKAAVVNMTISLARVFGPQTRVNSVAPGIIKGDWLRKGLGENYDKKIAQKENVTPLKNVCAPEDVADAILSIITGSDLVTGQTLLIDGGFEIGNQALH; from the coding sequence ATGGATATCAAAGGCAAAGCAGCAGTGATTACGGGAGCAAGCCGAGGTGTAGGCGCAGCAACAGCATTGGCCCTGGCGAAAGGCGGTTGTTCCGTTCTGATTAACTACGGCAATTCAAAGGAAGCAGCGGAAAAGGTGCGTGCTGAGGCGGACAGCTCGGGAGTCAAAGCCATCCTTTATCAAGGCGATGTCGCGGACGATTCCGTATGCCGCGGAATGATGCAAATGGCCGCTGACACCTTTGGGAGGCTCGATATCTTGGTGAACAATGCCGGAACAACGGACTTTATTCCTCATTCTGATTTGGAAGCAGTGACTGACGACGTCTGGTCACGTATCATGGACGTAAACCTGAAGGGCCCCTTCCAGTGTGCTCGGGCGGCGAAGCCATTTTTAGATGCCTCTGGAAACGGAGAAATTGTCACCGTATCAAGCGCGGCAGCCTTTAACGCTGCTGGTAGCTGCATCCCCTACTCTTGCTCAAAAGCGGCCGTGGTTAATATGACCATTTCGTTAGCTCGAGTGTTTGGACCACAAACGCGAGTAAACTCCGTGGCTCCCGGCATCATCAAGGGAGACTGGCTCAGAAAAGGACTCGGTGAAAACTACGACAAAAAAATTGCTCAAAAAGAAAACGTAACCCCACTGAAAAACGTTTGTGCACCAGAAGATGTGGCAGATGCCATTCTTAGCATTATTACAGGTTCTGACTTGGTAACCGGCCAGACACTGCTCATCGACGGAGGATTTGAAATCGGCAACCAAGCGCTGCATTAA
- a CDS encoding class II aldolase/adducin family protein, which produces MNEASFESLLSLCHQLGSPEWHLAILGEGNASTRLNDSAFAVKGSGHSLGSLTRDGIAICNFEKLIEAAELSEAITDSDAILLESRVNQTGVKPSVEAMFHAWLLTLPGVKFVAHTHPVAVNQILCSEHGQIFADQRVIPDQVVCCQAKSLWIPYVDPGVDLAREIAKRTRVFIAENGIAPNSILCQNHGLITLGPTADAAWGAMIMMEKTAQVFVGAASISKNGLPVFMPPEEVARIVGRPDEEYRRQILNFL; this is translated from the coding sequence ATGAACGAAGCATCTTTTGAATCTCTTTTGAGTTTATGTCACCAGTTGGGTAGTCCCGAGTGGCACCTGGCAATTCTTGGTGAAGGCAATGCTTCCACACGTTTGAATGACTCCGCTTTTGCAGTGAAGGGAAGTGGGCACTCGCTTGGATCTCTGACTCGTGATGGGATCGCTATTTGCAATTTTGAAAAGCTTATCGAAGCTGCCGAATTGTCCGAAGCTATTACAGACTCTGATGCAATTCTACTCGAATCGCGAGTAAATCAGACAGGGGTAAAACCTTCTGTAGAGGCTATGTTTCATGCCTGGCTCCTTACATTGCCCGGAGTTAAATTTGTCGCGCATACCCATCCGGTTGCGGTGAATCAGATACTCTGCAGCGAGCACGGACAAATTTTCGCTGATCAACGTGTTATACCGGATCAGGTGGTCTGCTGTCAGGCCAAGTCGCTGTGGATCCCTTATGTCGATCCTGGCGTGGACCTGGCTCGGGAGATTGCAAAACGGACACGTGTTTTTATCGCCGAAAACGGAATAGCGCCGAATTCGATTCTCTGCCAAAATCATGGACTCATAACCCTGGGGCCAACGGCCGATGCAGCGTGGGGTGCCATGATCATGATGGAAAAGACAGCCCAGGTTTTTGTCGGAGCAGCATCAATCAGCAAAAACGGATTACCGGTTTTCATGCCACCAGAAGAAGTGGCCCGTATCGTGGGTCGCCCTGACGAGGAGTATCGCAGACAGATTTTAAATTTCTTATGA
- a CDS encoding arylsulfatase yields the protein MIRLAHTLTKLIYPTLVLLVGVGSLQSVQAADKPNIIFIYADDIGYGDFSCYGGTGADTAYTDKLAANGLRFLSGYCSAATCTPSRYSLLTGQYAFRNKNAKILPGNAPLIIDPQKPTIASFLRDEGYATALVGKWHLGLGSAAEPLDWNGEIKPGPREVGFEYSFHIAATGDRVPSVYIENGFIQDLDPNDPISVSYGDPVGNEPTGISHPHLLKVQADEQHSGTIVNNVSRIGTMTGGQKARFKDEDMADRFVEKAVGFIEREKDKPFFLYFATHDNHVPRLPHPRFLGSSSLGPRGDAIMEFDWCVKQIVLAVEENGLTENTLIILSSDNGPVLFDGYWDSAIEMQGDHKAAGPWRGGKYGRWEGGTRMPFIVSWPGTIESGISEAIVSQVDLFASIAALVGKKLPKGASDDSQNMLPALLGESPTGRDYLVEEALEDIAIRQGNWKYIPPGKSGTVRHRLGIDKNENTPVPKGGFLFHLTEDPMEQNNLASRYPEKVKELRAILEKEAPGKL from the coding sequence ATGATTCGTCTCGCACATACTCTTACTAAATTGATTTACCCTACGTTGGTCCTGTTGGTGGGCGTCGGTTCACTACAAAGTGTCCAAGCCGCGGATAAGCCTAATATTATTTTCATTTATGCTGACGATATTGGCTACGGTGACTTCAGTTGCTATGGTGGCACTGGCGCTGATACGGCCTATACCGACAAATTGGCGGCGAACGGCTTACGCTTTCTATCCGGTTACTGCTCCGCTGCTACTTGTACGCCGTCCCGGTATTCTCTCCTTACAGGCCAATATGCATTTCGTAACAAGAACGCAAAGATTCTACCTGGGAACGCCCCACTCATTATTGATCCCCAAAAACCAACCATAGCCAGCTTTCTCCGGGACGAAGGTTACGCAACCGCGCTCGTGGGTAAATGGCACTTGGGATTGGGAAGTGCCGCTGAACCTTTGGATTGGAATGGTGAGATTAAACCGGGACCGCGTGAAGTAGGTTTCGAATACTCTTTTCACATTGCCGCCACCGGCGACAGGGTTCCTTCGGTTTATATCGAAAACGGATTCATCCAGGACCTGGATCCCAATGATCCCATCTCAGTGAGTTATGGGGATCCTGTAGGTAACGAACCAACAGGCATTTCTCATCCGCATCTGCTAAAAGTCCAGGCTGACGAACAACACTCAGGAACGATCGTCAACAATGTCAGCCGCATTGGTACGATGACTGGTGGACAAAAAGCACGATTTAAAGATGAAGATATGGCTGACCGGTTTGTTGAAAAAGCGGTCGGTTTTATCGAGCGCGAAAAGGACAAACCTTTCTTTCTGTATTTCGCGACTCACGATAATCATGTCCCGCGCTTACCGCATCCGCGTTTTCTAGGTTCCTCCAGTCTGGGACCCCGTGGTGATGCGATCATGGAGTTTGACTGGTGCGTGAAACAGATTGTTCTTGCGGTGGAAGAAAACGGACTCACCGAGAACACCTTGATCATTCTTTCGAGCGACAATGGCCCAGTGCTTTTTGATGGCTATTGGGACAGTGCCATTGAAATGCAGGGAGACCACAAGGCCGCCGGCCCGTGGCGCGGAGGAAAGTACGGTCGTTGGGAAGGTGGCACCCGCATGCCATTTATTGTATCCTGGCCTGGTACTATTGAATCCGGAATCTCGGAGGCTATTGTAAGCCAGGTAGACCTCTTTGCTTCCATCGCCGCGCTGGTTGGTAAGAAGCTACCCAAGGGTGCTAGCGATGATAGCCAAAATATGTTACCGGCTTTATTAGGAGAATCACCGACTGGAAGAGATTATCTGGTTGAAGAAGCGCTCGAGGACATCGCTATTCGGCAAGGAAATTGGAAATACATACCACCCGGAAAGTCTGGCACCGTACGTCATCGTCTTGGGATCGATAAGAATGAAAATACACCTGTTCCAAAGGGAGGCTTCTTGTTTCATCTGACCGAAGATCCTATGGAGCAAAACAACTTGGCAAGCCGGTATCCTGAGAAGGTTAAGGAACTGAGGGCGATCCTTGAAAAAGAGGCTCCTGGTAAGCTTTGA
- a CDS encoding L-rhamnose isomerase has protein sequence MTTDSNYASAKEQYATIGVDTDTALEQLAKIPISVHCWQGDDVAGFEGDSAITGGGIMATGNYPGRARTIDELRSDLEMVYSLVPGKHRLNLHASYLDHGGKKIDRTEIEESHFQSWVDWAKAQELGLDFNPTYFSHPLANDGFTLSHPDKHIRDFWIEHGKRSRKIGAFFGRELNNTCVTNIWIPDGLKDTPADRRGPRELLTESLNATLEEKLNPAHNLDAVECKLFGLGSESYVVGSHEFYLGYAIKNQTVLCLDAGHFHPTESIADKISSVMLYVPRLLLHVSRGVRWDSDHVIVLNDDLQSIARELVVGNYLERTHVGLDFFDASINRVAAWSIGTRNILRALLIALLEPTTKLQNLESEGNYTSRMALFESLKSMPFGAVWNHYCESQETPVDLGLMTPIDSYEKEVLAKRS, from the coding sequence ATGACAACCGATTCCAATTACGCATCCGCAAAAGAACAATATGCAACCATCGGTGTAGATACTGATACAGCCCTTGAACAACTGGCAAAGATTCCGATTTCTGTGCACTGCTGGCAAGGAGATGATGTTGCTGGCTTTGAAGGTGACTCAGCCATAACCGGAGGAGGCATCATGGCAACCGGGAACTATCCGGGTCGGGCCAGAACAATTGATGAACTGCGCAGCGACCTGGAAATGGTTTACTCTTTAGTGCCAGGTAAACACCGCCTCAACCTGCACGCCAGCTACCTCGATCATGGCGGTAAAAAGATAGACAGGACGGAGATTGAAGAATCTCACTTCCAATCCTGGGTCGACTGGGCCAAAGCACAGGAACTCGGACTCGACTTCAACCCCACTTACTTTTCCCACCCTCTCGCAAACGATGGGTTTACCCTCTCCCACCCCGACAAACATATACGTGATTTCTGGATCGAGCATGGTAAACGAAGCCGAAAGATTGGTGCATTCTTTGGCCGCGAACTCAACAACACTTGCGTCACTAATATCTGGATACCCGATGGACTTAAAGACACGCCGGCAGATAGAAGAGGCCCACGCGAGTTACTCACAGAATCTCTTAACGCCACTCTGGAAGAAAAACTGAACCCGGCCCACAATTTGGATGCAGTAGAATGCAAACTCTTCGGCCTGGGATCAGAAAGCTACGTGGTTGGTTCCCATGAATTCTACCTGGGTTATGCCATTAAAAACCAGACCGTGCTCTGTCTCGATGCAGGCCACTTTCACCCCACTGAATCGATTGCGGACAAAATCTCGTCGGTCATGCTCTACGTACCCAGACTCTTGTTACACGTCAGCCGAGGTGTACGCTGGGACAGCGACCACGTAATCGTTCTGAACGACGATCTACAGTCAATCGCACGAGAATTGGTAGTTGGGAACTACCTGGAGCGCACTCATGTTGGACTTGATTTCTTTGATGCCAGCATTAACCGGGTAGCTGCCTGGTCAATTGGCACCCGCAACATTCTGCGCGCTTTATTGATAGCTTTGCTTGAGCCAACTACGAAATTGCAAAACCTGGAAAGTGAAGGCAATTATACTTCCCGAATGGCGCTATTTGAATCACTCAAGTCCATGCCCTTCGGTGCCGTATGGAATCACTATTGCGAATCCCAGGAGACGCCGGTGGATCTAGGTTTAATGACACCGATTGATTCGTATGAGAAAGAAGTGCTCGCAAAGAGAAGTTAA
- a CDS encoding radical SAM protein, with protein MTPVKNRQTFCVELIKPSHYDDNGYVIRWWKAWIPSNSLAVLHGLTLDAAQRNILGPETDFQIAAYDETNTRVPIKKIIQRFKKNNNRGLVCLVGVQSNQFPRTMAIARQFRDAGIQVAMGGFHVSGCLSMIPDLTPELQEAVDLGITLFAGESEGRLEDLLKAADAGEMKPIYNYLKDLPDLQDEPLPFLPKENVRRYARSIGCFDAGRGCPFSCSFCTIINVQGQKSRFRNADDVEEIVRSHIAEGVDTFFITDDNFARNKNWEDIFDRMAHLREVEGLEVYFVMQVDTLCHTIPNFIVKAQRAGCRFVFLGLENINPASLKGVSKNQNRITEYRKMLQAWHSVRVITYCGYILGFPGDTPTTIERDIKIIQKELPVDLLEFFILTPLPGSVDHRELYLKGVWLDPDLNKYDLEHACREFDGISKDELEGIYDRAWHIYYSWDHIETLVRRAAAVNMIVPRLISLIFEFYGSYRFEHLHPLQGGLIRRKSRTQRRPEFKRESIPVYYPKRVWEVVKTYVPAAWFLGKLLLLWWKVHRDPRKKEYIDLATTPVIDKLEEELDMFKVTEAARNSVTKAKEKQQKMKAARESALSKK; from the coding sequence ATGACTCCGGTAAAGAACCGCCAGACCTTCTGCGTAGAACTGATCAAGCCATCTCACTACGATGACAATGGTTATGTGATCCGCTGGTGGAAAGCATGGATTCCGTCCAACTCACTCGCGGTCCTGCACGGATTAACCTTGGATGCCGCCCAACGAAATATCCTCGGACCTGAAACAGATTTCCAGATCGCTGCCTACGACGAAACCAATACCCGGGTACCGATCAAGAAGATCATCCAACGATTCAAGAAGAACAACAACCGAGGCCTCGTGTGCCTGGTAGGTGTGCAAAGCAATCAGTTCCCTCGGACCATGGCGATCGCACGTCAATTCCGTGATGCAGGTATCCAGGTAGCCATGGGTGGATTCCACGTAAGCGGTTGTTTATCCATGATCCCTGATTTGACCCCTGAGTTGCAAGAAGCCGTGGATCTCGGCATCACTCTGTTTGCGGGCGAATCAGAAGGCCGACTGGAAGACCTGCTTAAGGCGGCCGATGCCGGGGAGATGAAACCCATTTACAATTACCTAAAGGATCTTCCAGATTTACAGGATGAACCACTGCCGTTTCTACCCAAGGAAAACGTGCGTCGGTATGCACGCTCCATTGGATGCTTCGACGCGGGTCGCGGTTGTCCTTTCTCCTGCAGCTTTTGCACCATTATCAATGTGCAGGGACAGAAATCCAGGTTCCGCAATGCGGACGATGTGGAAGAAATCGTAAGGTCTCACATAGCCGAGGGCGTCGATACTTTTTTCATCACAGACGACAATTTTGCGCGAAACAAAAACTGGGAAGACATCTTCGATCGCATGGCGCATTTGCGGGAAGTGGAAGGACTGGAAGTCTACTTCGTCATGCAGGTGGACACGCTTTGCCACACGATCCCAAATTTTATTGTGAAAGCTCAGCGCGCAGGTTGCCGCTTTGTTTTTCTAGGATTGGAAAATATCAATCCGGCCAGTTTGAAAGGTGTTTCGAAAAACCAGAATCGCATCACCGAGTACAGGAAAATGCTCCAGGCGTGGCACAGCGTTCGGGTGATAACCTATTGCGGATACATTCTAGGTTTTCCAGGGGATACACCGACGACGATCGAGCGAGATATAAAAATCATTCAGAAAGAACTCCCGGTTGATCTTCTCGAGTTTTTTATTCTTACCCCGCTGCCGGGATCTGTGGATCATCGTGAGCTTTACCTTAAAGGCGTTTGGTTGGACCCCGACCTGAACAAGTACGACCTGGAACATGCGTGCCGTGAATTCGATGGCATTAGCAAAGATGAATTGGAAGGTATCTACGATCGAGCCTGGCACATTTATTATTCCTGGGACCACATCGAAACACTCGTCCGGCGTGCCGCAGCGGTGAACATGATCGTGCCGCGGTTGATCTCCTTGATTTTTGAATTTTATGGCAGCTATCGCTTTGAACATTTGCACCCTTTGCAGGGAGGACTTATTCGACGCAAAAGCCGCACCCAACGTCGACCGGAATTTAAGAGAGAATCAATCCCAGTTTATTACCCGAAACGTGTTTGGGAAGTGGTTAAAACCTATGTCCCAGCAGCCTGGTTTTTGGGCAAATTATTGCTCCTATGGTGGAAGGTTCATCGCGATCCCAGGAAGAAGGAATACATCGACCTTGCAACAACTCCCGTCATCGACAAATTGGAAGAAGAACTCGACATGTTTAAGGTGACCGAAGCCGCAAGAAACTCAGTCACCAAAGCAAAAGAAAAACAACAAAAGATGAAAGCTGCCCGAGAAAGCGCCTTGTCTAAAAAATAA
- a CDS encoding DeoR/GlpR family DNA-binding transcription regulator, translating to MQAEHRHKLIEEYLQKVEFASLEELSEKVDASLSTVRRDLGQLADTGRIKRTHGGARLIQAANKEFIFSQRQKVERDAKERVAVLCASLIPPNQNVFLDAGTTIFEVARKLENKTPHIVTNSLSIANHYAAHREIEVVVTGGVIYPRLQVLVGELAVKAYRSLSADIAILGGGGATEDGIMNSHMLLIDIQTAMIESAKKIVFCLDASKIGRHSFTHLCGWKSVDVLVTNKEAPKNLITHIKKQGVEILLA from the coding sequence ATGCAAGCCGAGCACCGCCACAAGTTAATCGAAGAATACCTACAAAAAGTAGAATTCGCTTCCTTGGAAGAGTTATCGGAAAAGGTTGATGCTTCCCTATCAACCGTGCGGCGGGATCTAGGCCAGCTGGCCGATACCGGACGAATCAAGCGCACGCATGGCGGAGCGCGGCTCATACAAGCGGCCAACAAGGAGTTTATTTTTTCTCAGCGCCAGAAGGTTGAAAGAGACGCGAAGGAACGGGTTGCAGTGTTGTGCGCCAGTTTGATCCCTCCGAATCAGAACGTCTTTCTCGATGCTGGAACGACCATCTTTGAAGTCGCTCGGAAGCTTGAGAATAAAACGCCACACATAGTAACCAACAGTTTATCCATCGCCAATCACTACGCGGCCCACCGGGAAATTGAGGTCGTCGTGACAGGAGGCGTAATCTACCCACGCCTGCAAGTGCTTGTCGGCGAATTGGCAGTAAAAGCCTACCGATCATTAAGCGCGGACATAGCCATACTCGGTGGAGGCGGTGCAACCGAGGACGGAATCATGAACTCGCATATGCTTTTAATAGATATTCAAACGGCTATGATAGAATCAGCCAAAAAGATCGTGTTCTGCCTCGATGCCAGCAAAATTGGTCGACATTCATTTACACATTTATGTGGCTGGAAATCGGTCGACGTCTTGGTCACAAACAAAGAGGCACCTAAAAATCTCATTACCCACATAAAGAAACAAGGCGTGGAAATTTTGCTCGCCTAA